In Chloroflexota bacterium, one DNA window encodes the following:
- the secA gene encoding preprotein translocase subunit SecA: MFKNLLKKTFGDSSSKAIKGIQRYVDEINDLESTMMALPDDEFARRTSGFMTRLTEATLESKAHLAELRQAWEREPDMTTRAQMNLEILSQEKVVRGIEENILDEILPEAFALVREANRRTVGMRLYDVQLIGGVVLHRGQIAEMKTGEGKTLVATLPLFLNALTGRGVHLVTPNDYLSKVGVQWMGPAYHILGLTAAVIQSSAGDPNRGSYVYDPEFQSADDRFQYLRPITRREAYASDITYGTNNEFGFDYLRDNMVTDLGQRSQRELFFAIIDEVDNILVDEARTPLIISGSAQESSNWYGRFAELMPGLRPSKDKETADGDYVLDEKDKVVTLTEVGIEKIQGWLGIENLYSPEHFELTPYLDNALRAHVLYKLDRDYIVRNGEVVIVDEFTGRLMEGRRYSEGLHQAIEAKQGVKVQRESLTLATITFQNYFRMYDKLAGMTGTAETEKEEFYKIYGLDVVMIPTNLPVIRADHSDSVYRSERIKYNAVLDEIQACHERKQPVLVGTVAIETSEFLARLLKRRGIPHNVLNAKNHEREAVIIAQAGKPGAVTIATNMAGRGVDILLGGNPEGISRDRLRKAGYDLTDLPEEVWLEASTEAETQCELDKQIVLEAGGLHVIGTERHEARRIDNQLRGRSGRQGDHGSSRFFVALDDDLMRRFGGDRVAGLMDRLGVEDDMPLEHGMVSKSIENAQTRVEGHNFDIRKHVLEYDDVVNKQREVIYEQRRRILTEPSLQPTILDMVDGQIQRLVQTFAASEDPDERDLPGLHAAVSAILPLPAEMTAETWQDLPAAEIADQIVDHAETYYDVRAQVNAQEILRQFMGEGVTLGALQERSDPFAVTVYARIVNQLPEPLSEDLGRLPLSQLPPEIRAGLLAGLVEGAALYRDRMVMVRAVDERWVRHLTDLDSLREGIGLRAFAQVQPLTAYKKEAHEMYVALLEDIESDIVHAIYKVDVVQQQRPARRVMRTNREGNGASRQPERSTKATLGRNDPCWCGSGKKYKHCHMRSDAKGETSGGSGKASAGGNGESSPTKRSGKKRRRSRSKR, from the coding sequence ATGTTTAAGAACCTTCTGAAAAAAACCTTCGGTGACAGCAGTAGCAAGGCGATCAAGGGGATCCAGCGCTATGTCGATGAGATCAACGATCTCGAATCGACCATGATGGCATTGCCTGACGACGAATTCGCTCGCCGCACCAGCGGCTTCATGACCCGTCTGACGGAGGCAACCCTGGAGTCGAAAGCTCATCTGGCAGAGTTGCGCCAGGCCTGGGAGCGGGAACCTGACATGACGACCCGGGCTCAGATGAACCTGGAGATTCTCAGTCAGGAGAAGGTTGTTCGAGGCATCGAAGAGAACATCCTGGATGAGATTCTGCCCGAGGCTTTTGCGTTGGTCCGGGAGGCAAACCGGCGGACTGTTGGAATGCGCCTCTACGATGTGCAGCTCATCGGGGGTGTTGTTTTGCATCGCGGGCAGATTGCTGAGATGAAGACCGGTGAGGGCAAGACCCTGGTGGCCACACTGCCACTCTTTCTAAATGCCTTGACCGGCCGCGGTGTGCATTTGGTTACGCCCAACGATTATCTTTCAAAAGTGGGCGTGCAGTGGATGGGGCCAGCTTATCATATTCTGGGACTGACAGCTGCGGTCATTCAGTCCTCTGCCGGCGATCCCAATCGGGGGTCTTATGTCTACGATCCGGAATTCCAGTCGGCCGACGATCGCTTTCAATACCTTCGACCCATCACCCGACGTGAAGCATATGCTTCCGATATTACCTATGGCACCAACAATGAGTTCGGGTTCGACTACCTGCGCGACAATATGGTTACTGATCTTGGACAGAGATCGCAACGGGAACTCTTTTTTGCCATCATCGACGAGGTTGACAATATCCTTGTCGACGAGGCACGAACCCCGCTTATCATCTCAGGCTCGGCCCAGGAATCCAGCAATTGGTATGGGCGATTTGCCGAACTGATGCCGGGCTTGCGGCCTTCCAAGGACAAGGAGACGGCAGATGGCGACTACGTGCTTGATGAAAAAGACAAGGTCGTTACACTGACCGAGGTGGGCATCGAGAAGATCCAGGGGTGGTTGGGTATCGAGAATCTTTATTCACCAGAGCATTTTGAGTTGACACCCTATTTGGACAATGCTCTGCGAGCCCACGTTCTCTATAAGCTCGACCGTGATTATATCGTGCGCAATGGCGAGGTTGTCATTGTTGACGAATTCACCGGCCGCTTGATGGAAGGCCGTCGCTACTCCGAGGGCCTCCACCAGGCCATCGAGGCCAAGCAAGGTGTCAAGGTTCAGCGAGAGTCCTTGACGCTGGCGACGATTACCTTTCAGAACTACTTTCGGATGTACGACAAGCTGGCCGGAATGACGGGTACCGCCGAGACCGAGAAGGAGGAGTTCTACAAGATTTATGGCCTCGACGTAGTGATGATTCCCACCAACCTGCCAGTGATCAGGGCAGATCATTCGGACTCCGTATATCGAAGTGAGCGGATCAAATACAATGCTGTTTTGGATGAGATCCAGGCATGCCATGAACGCAAGCAACCGGTGCTGGTCGGTACGGTTGCGATCGAGACCAGTGAATTCCTGGCCCGGTTGCTGAAACGGCGCGGTATTCCCCACAACGTTCTTAACGCCAAGAATCACGAACGGGAAGCGGTGATCATCGCGCAGGCAGGAAAACCGGGCGCCGTAACCATCGCAACCAACATGGCGGGACGTGGCGTTGATATTTTACTGGGTGGAAACCCTGAAGGTATCTCCCGCGACAGATTACGAAAGGCTGGATACGATCTGACCGATCTGCCTGAGGAGGTCTGGCTGGAAGCCTCGACAGAGGCGGAGACTCAGTGCGAGTTGGACAAACAGATCGTATTGGAAGCAGGTGGTCTGCATGTGATCGGTACCGAACGCCACGAGGCGCGCCGGATCGACAATCAGCTTCGAGGTCGCTCGGGACGACAGGGTGACCATGGTTCCAGTCGCTTTTTTGTGGCGCTGGATGACGATCTGATGCGTCGTTTCGGTGGCGATAGAGTGGCAGGCTTGATGGATCGGCTTGGAGTCGAAGATGACATGCCTCTCGAGCATGGCATGGTTTCCAAGTCCATCGAGAATGCCCAGACGCGCGTGGAAGGCCACAACTTTGATATTCGAAAGCATGTACTGGAATATGACGACGTTGTAAACAAGCAGCGAGAGGTTATCTACGAACAGCGCCGGCGGATCTTGACTGAGCCCAGCTTGCAGCCAACCATTTTGGACATGGTTGACGGTCAGATCCAGCGATTGGTACAGACCTTCGCTGCTTCTGAGGATCCCGACGAACGAGATTTGCCAGGCTTGCATGCGGCAGTTTCAGCAATCTTGCCATTGCCTGCTGAAATGACGGCCGAAACGTGGCAAGATCTGCCTGCGGCCGAAATTGCTGATCAAATCGTCGATCATGCCGAGACCTATTACGACGTCCGTGCCCAGGTCAATGCCCAGGAAATCCTTCGTCAATTCATGGGAGAAGGTGTTACACTGGGCGCCTTGCAGGAGCGAAGCGATCCATTTGCCGTTACGGTTTACGCTCGCATCGTGAATCAGTTGCCGGAACCGCTGAGTGAAGACCTGGGCCGTTTGCCTCTTTCCCAACTGCCTCCTGAGATCAGGGCAGGATTGCTGGCAGGACTTGTCGAAGGCGCTGCGCTCTATCGAGATCGTATGGTCATGGTTCGGGCTGTCGACGAGCGCTGGGTCCGTCACCTCACCGATCTGGATTCGCTTCGAGAGGGCATCGGTCTGCGAGCCTTCGCCCAGGTCCAACCACTGACGGCCTACAAAAAAGAAGCGCATGAGATGTATGTGGCCCTGCTGGAGGACATCGAGAGCGACATCGTACACGCGATCTACAAGGTAGACGTAGTCCAGCAGCAACGGCCTGCCCGTCGGGTTATGCGTACCAACCGGGAGGGAAATGGCGCCAGCCGTCAACCTGAGCGCAGTACCAAGGCAACCCTCGGGCGAAATGATCCGTGCTGGTGTGGAAGTGGCAAGAAATACAAACATTGTCACATGCGCAGCGACGCAAAGGGCGAGACCAGCGGTGGTTCCGGGAAGGCATCCGCTGGTGGCAATGGAGAGTCAAGTCCGACCAAACGTTCGGGCAAAAAACGCCGGCGTTCCCGTTCCAAGCGCTGA
- a CDS encoding GAF domain-containing protein translates to MQNPEEFPVSDLPGEQLSDGYPLRDIEAFSRRLNSSLDLDTVLNLLADALRALLGADRCAIFLYDSSTESTECVLARGLSRLYTDAISATFRDLPGGDLITQRFQVVEDALADPRMIRVREIIDQEGFRSILLVSLRFQDVALGAFAAYWDDVRQFDETVVAVAQTLANQAAVALKNAQSYMAAQERLEELEKLHCSAVEISREHDLPATLAVIVSQAADVLEVHETRLYLNDPDRSLLELRAGHNIARDEIGQTLEVDEDWGQEPQTWQDQRGSMLQTTLRHGDRVLAVLVFADPSGERIFGEADLRMASHFSYQTSGALTSALLSEECSKRADYLMALQRVGTAVTATLEFGDVLQAVVEELRNTFEYSLTSIHRLQDDTLVLQAAAFQFPQEKKAASGLNEGIIGRVARLARAECVTDVAQDQDYLEIVADTVTEAAVPIFLEGRVWGVLNVEASDRTTLDPSVLPLLEMLGYQIGVAIRNAESFAESRQRVAELEALRQSSLQQASSLDTRAMIETIVQSAMALVRPKVVHLYLYDARREEFTLSRALSDTGERNPAVPKPRKDGIVATTVDLGAPLIINDAIQHPLFGENPDPSVREWGVTAIGAFPLVRPNGILGVLTISFTRRFEFTESVTHVLSLLADQAAVALENARLFELEAERRQLADTLRHMAAAVSSAPGFTTAAETILDYLGKVISYDTAAIVVLEGDRFDLGAFAGEFAPPPMVVAGMHRTELPACDHVVLTGQPLVIQNTEKSERWRKLPGGQLEVRSWLGVPLRHQGEVFGTLNVDSGQYNAFSQEDVQIVQSFADQVATGLINARLHETVRWRAEEAERLRDFNDSILRGVEAGILLEDDRDRIEYVNPRLCQMVGYCADELLGRQSGILLTPEMDKFVSQQSSGRPAGIKGRYEASLLHKEGHEIPVLVNATPTFRSGVFQGTLTAFTDITLRKHTEENLLALNKAATAVRRATEPRDVYDTISEELQRLGLSSVIMQVDEKMEFGSLIHMALSYEFSDEKRRGFFQTLDHRQYRISGIDALERVLMDGQAEYVEGLTEILPRWLRPEEVIDDSLWDFVASLRAVIAPLVSRDRRIGILAVMGDHLQQADVPSVEAFANQMSVALDNARLLAAERRERERAEALGEVARILSSTQHLVDALGQVLKQLRRLVDFDSSSLLLYEEGAFICAAAEGFDNPEAVVGSEFDPGEISLLAEMLRSPQVELIANTLQDERWKDLPGSEGVTSWMAAPLTADGRLVGVLTANKTEPDFYGEPDLQVLAAFADQISVAIDRARLHRDTLAAYHELRQLDRMKDEFVQNVSHELRTPLTFVRGYVEYLLEGYAGDLNPEQKEALEIVLDRGNAIIDLVNGIISLKQAEMQAVNLRPISLQKVALACVQGALVSAGKAGVELRQAYDPQLPQVYGDSKQLGQVFDNLVGNAIKFSPDGGVVTVRLTALSDVIHAQVSDTGIGIPADRQEKIWDRFYQVDGASTRRFGGTGLGLAIVRRIIDDHNGKLWVESEVEKGSTFHFTIPTCSSLESGLD, encoded by the coding sequence ATGCAGAATCCAGAAGAGTTTCCAGTGTCCGATCTGCCAGGGGAACAGCTTTCTGACGGATATCCTCTGCGGGATATCGAGGCTTTTTCGAGACGTCTCAATAGCTCCCTCGATTTGGACACAGTGCTGAATTTACTGGCGGATGCTCTCCGGGCGCTGCTTGGAGCCGATCGCTGTGCGATTTTTCTTTACGATTCCAGTACCGAGAGCACTGAATGCGTACTGGCGCGCGGGCTTTCCAGGCTCTATACCGATGCCATAAGCGCCACATTTCGAGACCTTCCGGGAGGAGATCTGATTACACAGCGCTTCCAGGTTGTGGAAGATGCCCTCGCTGATCCCCGCATGATACGCGTGCGGGAAATAATCGATCAAGAGGGATTCAGGTCGATACTCCTGGTATCACTCAGGTTTCAGGATGTGGCGTTGGGAGCGTTTGCCGCTTATTGGGATGACGTTCGACAGTTTGACGAAACTGTCGTCGCGGTTGCCCAAACCCTGGCCAACCAGGCGGCAGTGGCGTTGAAAAACGCCCAATCTTATATGGCTGCCCAGGAACGATTGGAGGAACTGGAAAAGCTGCACTGCTCGGCAGTCGAAATCAGTAGAGAGCATGATTTGCCGGCTACTTTGGCTGTCATTGTCAGCCAGGCGGCCGATGTTTTGGAGGTGCATGAGACCAGGCTGTATCTGAATGATCCGGACCGGTCGCTTCTGGAGCTGCGGGCAGGGCACAATATTGCCAGGGATGAGATTGGCCAGACTCTCGAAGTGGATGAGGATTGGGGTCAGGAGCCGCAGACATGGCAGGATCAACGGGGATCGATGTTGCAGACGACCTTGCGTCATGGCGACCGGGTCCTGGCGGTGTTGGTCTTTGCAGATCCTTCAGGGGAACGTATCTTTGGCGAAGCCGATTTACGAATGGCCAGCCACTTTTCATATCAGACGTCGGGCGCCCTGACCAGCGCGTTGCTATCGGAGGAGTGCAGCAAACGGGCTGATTACCTCATGGCGCTTCAGCGGGTTGGAACCGCGGTGACAGCCACCCTGGAATTCGGGGACGTGTTGCAGGCTGTGGTAGAAGAGCTTAGAAACACCTTCGAGTATTCGCTCACCAGCATTCATCGACTGCAGGATGATACGCTGGTATTGCAGGCAGCAGCATTTCAATTCCCCCAGGAGAAGAAAGCGGCCTCCGGGTTGAACGAGGGAATCATCGGGCGCGTGGCTCGCCTGGCCCGAGCGGAATGCGTCACCGATGTTGCTCAGGATCAGGATTATCTTGAGATTGTAGCGGATACCGTAACTGAAGCTGCGGTCCCCATTTTCCTGGAGGGACGTGTTTGGGGAGTGTTGAACGTTGAGGCTTCCGACCGGACAACGCTGGATCCGTCGGTGTTGCCGCTGCTGGAGATGTTGGGTTACCAGATTGGCGTTGCGATTCGCAATGCCGAGTCATTTGCGGAGAGTCGGCAGCGCGTGGCTGAGTTAGAGGCGTTGAGACAGTCGAGTCTTCAGCAGGCATCTTCGCTGGATACCCGGGCCATGATCGAAACGATCGTGCAAAGCGCTATGGCTTTGGTCCGACCAAAGGTGGTTCATCTCTATCTGTACGATGCCAGGCGGGAAGAATTTACCTTGAGTAGGGCGCTGTCGGATACCGGAGAAAGAAATCCGGCCGTTCCGAAGCCTCGCAAGGATGGCATTGTTGCAACGACAGTAGATCTTGGTGCTCCGTTGATCATCAATGATGCTATCCAACATCCCCTGTTTGGCGAAAATCCCGATCCCTCAGTTCGCGAGTGGGGTGTCACGGCGATTGGCGCTTTTCCACTGGTGCGTCCCAACGGCATATTGGGTGTTCTGACCATTAGCTTCACCCGACGTTTCGAATTCACCGAATCGGTCACGCATGTGTTATCTCTTCTGGCAGATCAGGCAGCCGTAGCACTGGAGAATGCCCGGCTTTTCGAGCTGGAGGCAGAACGCCGTCAATTGGCTGATACGCTAAGGCATATGGCTGCGGCTGTTAGTTCTGCGCCTGGTTTTACTACAGCGGCCGAGACCATTCTGGACTACCTGGGAAAGGTGATTTCGTACGATACGGCAGCCATCGTGGTTCTGGAAGGAGATCGCTTCGATCTGGGCGCATTTGCAGGTGAGTTCGCTCCGCCACCCATGGTAGTTGCGGGAATGCATCGTACTGAACTTCCCGCTTGTGACCATGTGGTCTTGACCGGGCAGCCGCTGGTGATTCAGAATACGGAGAAGAGCGAGAGGTGGCGAAAGCTTCCCGGTGGACAACTGGAGGTCCGTTCCTGGTTGGGTGTCCCGTTGCGTCACCAGGGGGAGGTTTTCGGCACCCTGAATGTGGATAGCGGGCAATACAACGCGTTCTCACAGGAAGACGTACAGATCGTTCAATCTTTTGCCGATCAGGTGGCCACAGGCCTTATCAACGCGCGACTTCACGAGACGGTTCGGTGGCGTGCTGAAGAGGCAGAGCGTCTGCGCGACTTCAACGACAGCATTCTGCGTGGCGTGGAGGCGGGTATTCTGTTGGAGGATGACCGGGATCGCATCGAGTATGTCAATCCCCGGCTTTGCCAGATGGTTGGTTATTGCGCTGATGAGTTGCTTGGTCGCCAATCGGGAATCCTGTTGACGCCCGAAATGGATAAGTTTGTGTCTCAGCAGTCTTCGGGGCGCCCGGCAGGGATAAAGGGACGGTATGAGGCATCATTGCTTCACAAGGAGGGCCACGAGATTCCAGTCCTGGTAAATGCAACGCCCACCTTCCGGAGTGGTGTTTTTCAAGGCACCTTGACCGCCTTCACCGATATTACCCTGCGCAAGCATACGGAAGAGAACCTACTTGCTCTCAATAAAGCTGCGACTGCCGTGCGCAGGGCTACCGAACCCAGGGACGTCTATGATACGATCTCGGAGGAGTTGCAGCGGCTTGGTCTTTCATCAGTGATCATGCAGGTTGACGAGAAGATGGAATTCGGCAGTCTGATCCACATGGCGCTTTCCTACGAGTTCTCTGATGAGAAGCGGCGAGGCTTCTTCCAAACCCTGGACCATCGACAGTACAGGATAAGCGGAATCGATGCCTTGGAACGCGTCCTGATGGATGGCCAGGCGGAGTACGTCGAGGGTTTGACGGAAATCCTGCCTCGATGGCTGCGTCCTGAGGAGGTTATCGACGACTCTCTCTGGGATTTCGTAGCGTCGTTGCGGGCAGTGATCGCGCCTCTTGTAAGCCGGGACCGGCGAATAGGAATCCTTGCGGTCATGGGAGACCATCTTCAGCAGGCGGATGTTCCTTCGGTAGAAGCGTTCGCCAACCAAATGTCGGTCGCCCTGGACAATGCGCGTCTGTTGGCGGCGGAACGGCGGGAGCGGGAGCGGGCCGAGGCGTTGGGAGAAGTTGCCCGCATCTTGAGTTCGACCCAGCACCTGGTCGATGCACTCGGGCAGGTGCTGAAACAATTGAGACGGCTCGTTGATTTCGACAGCAGTTCTCTCCTGTTGTATGAGGAGGGTGCCTTCATTTGCGCGGCTGCGGAGGGCTTTGACAACCCGGAAGCTGTCGTGGGATCGGAGTTTGATCCCGGCGAGATCAGCCTGTTAGCTGAGATGCTTCGCTCACCTCAGGTTGAATTGATTGCCAACACGTTGCAGGATGAACGCTGGAAGGATCTGCCGGGATCGGAAGGCGTCACCTCCTGGATGGCGGCACCACTTACGGCTGATGGCCGGTTGGTAGGCGTATTAACAGCAAACAAGACCGAGCCCGATTTTTACGGCGAGCCCGATTTGCAGGTCCTGGCTGCTTTTGCCGACCAGATCTCGGTTGCCATCGACCGGGCGCGTCTGCACCGGGATACCCTGGCGGCGTACCATGAATTGCGTCAGCTGGACCGGATGAAAGATGAGTTTGTGCAGAATGTCTCTCACGAACTGAGAACGCCCCTTACCTTCGTTCGGGGTTATGTGGAGTATCTGCTCGAGGGATACGCAGGGGACCTCAATCCGGAGCAGAAGGAAGCCCTGGAGATTGTCCTGGACCGCGGCAATGCCATCATCGATCTGGTCAACGGTATTATTTCCCTGAAACAGGCCGAAATGCAGGCGGTCAATCTCAGACCGATTTCCTTGCAGAAGGTTGCCTTGGCCTGCGTACAGGGAGCTCTGGTTTCCGCAGGGAAGGCTGGTGTTGAGTTGCGGCAGGCATATGACCCGCAGCTTCCTCAGGTCTACGGCGATTCGAAACAACTGGGACAGGTTTTTGACAACCTTGTCGGAAATGCCATCAAGTTCAGCCCCGATGGCGGGGTTGTTACAGTTCGGTTAACGGCTCTGAGTGACGTTATTCATGCCCAGGTCAGCGACACGGGTATTGGTATTCCAGCGGATCGGCAGGAAAAGATATGGGATCGTTTCTACCAGGTTGATGGCGCATCCACTCGTCGTTTCGGCGGGACGGGTCTCGGTCTCGCTATCGTCAGACGAATCATCGATGACCATAACGGAAAACTCTGGGTTGAGAGCGAGGTGGAGAAAGGCAGTACTTTCCACTTCACGATTCCCACCTGTTCATCTCTGGAGTCAGGACTGGATTGA
- a CDS encoding winged helix-turn-helix domain-containing protein: MPDDLLLADGCHMRVADAAYVFECIQDAVCCSVVAVSNMGKSALLRLIADPAVQASYLGDLASSYTFVLVDCNRMLELSEQGFYELVVRCLMDRLVGDNTYDDICGELQATYDLLIHPASSFDIPLSFNRAMTLVNESTERNLVLLFDEVDQAVAGIQSRVFLNLRALKDQYKGRLVYVTATDQTLREIRQGTDIDEFNELFTHHTYHLPPLSEQDTEHFARRFAKQEGVSFDEADQRFIYHWAGGHPGLLEATCQALGRVTGAHERDEIQDWVIHREVASWLSDELSVRVECRKIWEDLSQQEQQSLMGVDRRDRELSEEIVAVLRKKHILVQSGEETDAFSRLFGEFINRLRATRSPASLGVRVDVESGEVMVDGKVTDTLTNLEYRLLLLLYGRLGQIVGKYDVVEAVWGEDYIDDVDDARIEKLVSRLRNKIEPEPRNPRYLVTVRGRGYRLET, translated from the coding sequence ATGCCAGATGATTTGCTGCTAGCCGATGGCTGCCATATGCGTGTGGCTGATGCCGCCTACGTTTTTGAATGCATCCAGGACGCTGTGTGCTGCTCGGTGGTTGCTGTCAGCAACATGGGCAAGTCGGCACTGCTGCGCTTGATCGCTGATCCGGCGGTCCAGGCCTCCTATTTAGGCGACCTGGCATCTTCGTATACCTTTGTGCTTGTCGACTGCAATCGAATGCTTGAGCTGTCTGAGCAGGGGTTCTATGAGCTGGTGGTTCGCTGTCTGATGGATCGCCTTGTTGGCGACAATACCTACGACGATATTTGTGGCGAACTTCAGGCGACCTACGATCTGCTTATCCATCCAGCCAGCTCATTCGATATTCCATTGAGCTTCAATCGCGCGATGACTCTGGTCAACGAAAGCACTGAACGCAATCTGGTATTGCTCTTCGACGAGGTTGATCAGGCTGTTGCAGGTATTCAAAGCCGGGTCTTTCTCAATCTGCGGGCGTTGAAGGATCAGTACAAAGGTCGGCTGGTTTATGTGACCGCGACCGATCAAACCCTGCGCGAGATCCGGCAGGGCACCGACATCGATGAATTCAACGAACTTTTCACCCATCATACCTATCACCTGCCGCCGCTATCGGAGCAAGATACCGAACACTTCGCGCGGCGATTTGCGAAGCAGGAAGGGGTATCCTTTGATGAGGCTGACCAGCGCTTCATCTATCACTGGGCCGGCGGGCATCCGGGCCTCCTGGAGGCCACCTGCCAGGCACTGGGTCGCGTGACTGGCGCCCACGAACGCGATGAGATTCAGGACTGGGTAATTCACCGGGAGGTCGCCAGCTGGCTTTCTGATGAATTAAGTGTACGAGTAGAGTGTCGCAAGATTTGGGAGGACCTTAGCCAGCAGGAGCAGCAAAGTCTCATGGGCGTTGACCGGCGGGATCGAGAGCTTTCTGAGGAGATCGTCGCTGTTCTTCGCAAAAAACATATTCTCGTTCAGTCTGGGGAGGAAACCGATGCGTTTTCACGTCTCTTTGGCGAGTTTATCAACCGTTTAAGAGCTACCCGGAGTCCCGCTTCGCTGGGGGTACGTGTCGATGTGGAGTCTGGCGAAGTGATGGTGGATGGCAAGGTTACCGACACACTCACAAACCTCGAATACCGCCTGCTGCTCTTGCTCTATGGACGGCTTGGGCAGATAGTCGGGAAATATGACGTGGTCGAGGCAGTGTGGGGTGAGGACTACATCGACGATGTTGACGATGCCCGTATCGAGAAACTCGTCAGCCGTCTTCGCAACAAGATTGAGCCCGAACCTCGAAACCCGCGCTATCTCGTTACAGTGCGCGGCCGCGGCTATCGGCTTGAGACCTGA
- a CDS encoding HEAT repeat domain-containing protein — MSLFDRARDWVTTLLPVGSLRKIDSTERDTLVELLEHGRPADRWLAAEALGNGDPGAIGAAALSKALADPDPMLSWEAGQALVRINSLIAYRMLMEALKGDNVAAQSTAAAVAGTMGPMPELKQALLAALDSPHAAVRQGAAASLVVQPNPDAFPVLLRALWSDPDPLAREAMARALGGFGDPAAYNALAARARDQGENPLVRQTAATALGRLAQPNMSGTPATD; from the coding sequence GTGAGCCTATTCGACCGGGCACGAGACTGGGTGACGACGTTGCTGCCGGTGGGTAGCCTTCGAAAGATTGACAGCACCGAGCGGGATACCCTGGTGGAGCTCCTGGAGCATGGCCGGCCGGCCGACCGGTGGCTGGCCGCGGAGGCGTTGGGCAATGGGGACCCCGGCGCTATAGGGGCAGCCGCTTTGTCGAAGGCTCTGGCGGACCCCGACCCAATGCTCAGCTGGGAAGCAGGCCAGGCATTGGTGCGCATCAATAGCCTCATAGCATATCGGATGCTTATGGAAGCATTGAAGGGGGATAACGTGGCGGCTCAGTCGACGGCTGCAGCGGTTGCCGGAACCATGGGCCCGATGCCCGAGTTGAAGCAGGCTTTGCTGGCGGCGCTGGACAGCCCTCATGCCGCTGTGCGTCAGGGTGCCGCAGCATCTCTGGTTGTTCAGCCAAACCCCGATGCGTTTCCTGTTTTGTTGCGCGCCCTGTGGTCGGATCCGGATCCCTTGGCGAGAGAGGCGATGGCGCGGGCCCTGGGTGGTTTTGGCGATCCAGCGGCATATAATGCCCTGGCTGCACGGGCGCGGGACCAGGGGGAGAATCCCCTTGTTCGCCAGACGGCTGCCACTGCATTGGGCCGTCTGGCGCAGCCAAACATGTCCGGGACGCCCGCGACAGACTGA